The following is a genomic window from Candidatus Zixiibacteriota bacterium.
CTGCGGGAAGCGGTGAAGAACGGCACCGAACTGGGGAAAAAGGCGCAAAAATATATGGAGGCCGGCGAATTGGTGCCGGATGACCTGATTATAGGTTTGATAGAAGAGAAATTGAAATCGGGCGCCCTTAATAATGGATTCATACTGGATGGCTTCCCGCGGACAATTCCGCAGGCGGAAGCGCTGAAAGTCATGTTCGCCCGAAACCAAAAGGCAATTCATCGAGCAATTCTGCTGGACGTAACCGACGAGGAAGTCATCAAGCGGCTGTCCGGACGGTACTATTGTCCGACCTGCAACGCCGGATATAATTATCCTATGCAGCTCCCCAAGAAAGAGGGAATTTGCGATAACGATGGCGCCCGCCTTCTGCGACGTCCCGACGATGAGGAAGAGGTGGTCAAAAATCGTCTCAACGTCTACAAGAAGCAGACCGAACCGATAGTTGATTTCTACCGGAAAGAGTCCATCCTGGCTGCCATTAAGGACAACGGCGGCGGACCGGACCGGATAACGGAAAGTCTTCTGGCGGAAATTGCCAAGATTAATAAGGCATGATAATTAAAAAGACAGATGCACAGATAGAGATAATGAGAAAAGCCGGTAAAATCGTAGGCGATACCTTGAAAATGCTGGAAAAAGAGATTAAACCCGGGGTATCCACCGAAGACCTTGACAAAATGGCGGAAGATTTTATTTTGTCCCACGGCGCTCGACCGGCTTTTAAAGGGTATCGCGGTTTTCCCGCGACCGCCTGCATCTCCATAGATGAGGAGGTCGTCCATGGCATCCCCGGCAGGCGAATCCTCACCGAGGGCCAAATTGTCTCGGTTGACCTCGGAGCGATAGTTGACGGTTACTATGGCGACGCCGCCAGGACTTTTCCGGTAGGGGAGATTTCCGCGGAAAAGAGGAAACTTCTG
Proteins encoded in this region:
- the map gene encoding type I methionyl aminopeptidase, which encodes MIIKKTDAQIEIMRKAGKIVGDTLKMLEKEIKPGVSTEDLDKMAEDFILSHGARPAFKGYRGFPATACISIDEEVVHGIPGRRILTEGQIVSVDLGAIVDGYYGDAARTFPVGEISAEKRKLLEVTRRSLEAGIEQVQPGNRLGMVSSAIQKVAEAAGYSVVRELTGHGIG
- a CDS encoding adenylate kinase, producing MNLVFLGPPGSGKGTQAKRIAAKLGLLHLSTGDVLREAVKNGTELGKKAQKYMEAGELVPDDLIIGLIEEKLKSGALNNGFILDGFPRTIPQAEALKVMFARNQKAIHRAILLDVTDEEVIKRLSGRYYCPTCNAGYNYPMQLPKKEGICDNDGARLLRRPDDEEEVVKNRLNVYKKQTEPIVDFYRKESILAAIKDNGGGPDRITESLLAEIAKINKA